The stretch of DNA CTGCTCAATGGCGATGTTAGCCTGCCGAATGGCAAGGTACATGTTACCCCACTCATACGTCGGACTCTGCCAGGCTAAGTTGCCGGGTGTTTCAGTACCTTCTGTAAAGGTATTGATGTTTCGCCCGGCGTGGGTAAACATGGCTTCGTCGGTAATTGCCGACAAGCCCTGCTCTTCAAAACCAGCATAACCAAGATAGGAATACACGTTGAAGACAAATGCCTGCGCCAGTGCGCCATCGGCCCAGGTAGCGTCTGCCGAAATTCGGTCCAGCGGTTTGGTCTCCAGAATATTATCATTACAGGCCGCAATAATCAGCGTCGAACTGAGGGCCAGCACCGATAATCGGGAAATGATCAGTCGTTTCATAGGTAATAATAGGTTAGAAGCTTACGGATAAACCAGTGTTGATAACGCGGGTTTGCGGATACACCTGCCCGGCACTGTTGACCGTTTCGGGGTCGAAAATATTCTGAGCCGCAATCGTGAACACGTTCAGGCCGTTGATATACACCCGTGCCGATCCAAGCCCGGCCCGACGCACCAGTGCGGTAGGCAAACGGTAGGCGAGTTCGATGTTTTTCAGTCGCACGTAGTTTTTGCTCAACAGGAAGAACGTGTTGTTGCCGAAGTTACCGCCCGTGTAGTACGTATCGCCCCGGCTTGCCAAACGGGGGTATTTGTCGCTCGGGTTATCGATGGTCCAGCGGTTGTCGTGATTCCATTTCAGGTAATTACCAATATCCCCCGATTCGGTCTGAAGCCGGAAAGCAGCCCCCGTTGCACCCTGAAACAGGATGTTCAGGCTGAAGTTTTTGTAACTCAGGTCGATAGTCGAGCCAAAGTTGAACGTCGGCGTGATGTTCTTGTCAAGCCGAACGGCATCGTCAGCTGTAATTTTGCCATCGCCGTTGTAGTCCCGAATGCGCATATCGCCCGGCAGCAGTTGGTTGGTTACGCCACTATAGTCGATACGATTTTCGGCAATGGACGCCTGATCGCGGAATGCGCCTTCTGACTCAAATACCAGATATGCACCAATGGGCTTGCCTTCCATCCGCTGCCATTGGGGTGCGCCGGGCACCTCGTCCATGAAGTTCACCCGGTTGCGGGCGTAGCCGCCATTGATACCGGCTTTGAGTTTCCAGTCGGGCGTGGCAATGGCGTTGTAGTTCAGCGTAAACTCGAAACCCTGATTGGTCACGATACCAGCGTTGGTAGGTGGCAACAGTGTGCTGATTCCCGACGACGCAGGCGTTGATCCCGTCTTCTGAATCAGGATTTGGTCGCGCCGGTTGTTGAAATATTCCAGAATCAGGTCGAATTTATTGTTCAGGAAAGCTGCGTCGATACCAACGTTGAAGTTATTGGCCCGTTCCCAGGTAAAGTTGGGGTTTGCCAGTACCGTTTCGCGCAGCGTGTTTACCACGTTTCCGCCAACGGGGTACTGCCCAAAGCTATAGGACGACAAAAAGGCAAATTCCTGTAAGGCTCCGTTGTAGAACACCTGATCGTTCCCCATCTGACCGTAAGATGCCCGCAGTTTCAGGTAGTCGACACCTTTAATGTTGAAGAATTTCTCGTCGCTGATGTTCCAGCCCACCAGCAAGCCAGGGAAGAAGCCAAATCGACGCGACGCCGGGAAGATATATGAACCGTCGTACCGCCAGATAAATTCAGCTAAGTACTTCTCCCTGAAGGCATACTGCACCCGGCCATAATACCCCAGACGGGTGCGGTTGTAGGCACTACCATCGGTGTTCTGCTGAATGGTTCCACCAGCAAACAACTGGTCGATAGCGGGCGAGATGAAGTTCCGGCGGAAGGCCGTGAAAAATTCACCCTGAAAGCGTTCCTGCGTTACACCCGCCAACGCGCTGAACTGATGCCCGTCGCCCAGCGAAAAGTCGTAGTTTAGCAAGGCAGTCAGGTTGGTGTTGAGTACCGACCGATGACCTTGCAGTAAACGCGGGTCAGTGAAGTTCGAGCGAACGGCTCCAACCAGTTTCGGCGTGCGGCCATCGGCCTCGAACGTGATGCGGTCCCAGGTGTAAAGCTGCCAGGGCGTTTGCCAGACCTTCGTGGTGCCCGACGTTTTATCTGCCGACCCCATCAGTGTGAGTTTCAGCCCTTTCACCCACGGGTTGGTAATTTCTACGCTTCCATTCGATTGCAGATAATCGGTTGGTTCGTTGACATAACCCGTAGCATCGGTCGTAATCACAATCGGGTTCTGGCCGTTCTCAATATCGGGGCCGGGCAGCCCGTTGGGCCACACTGCCGGTTCGCCCGGACGACCACGCATCAGCATTCGGAAAATAGCCCCGGAGCCTTCGGTTGGTAGCCGACGCTGTTCCCGGCGAGCCGCCACGCCAATAAACGTTTTGATATACGGATTGATCGTAGCGTCGATATTCGTGCGAAAGTTGTACTGCTTGTAGTTGGTAGCAGAGTTTTTATACACAGCATCCTGAAACACGTAGCCCACCGAAGCGAAGTAGCGAATCGCATCTGAACCACCTGAAATCGACAGATTATGCCGCGATTGAGGTGCCCATGTTCTGAAAGCCGCACCAAACCAGTCGGTATTTGGAAAACCCCACGGGTCAGATCCATCGGCATATTTACGGATTGACTCAGGGCTGAAATTGGCGTTGATGGTGCTGACACCAGACGTTGGCGAATCGTAAGTGCCGGTGGTGCGAATGGCCGTTGAAGCCGCCTGCCACTCACTGGCCGGAATCGACTTGTAGATTGGCAACTCGTTCATGATGTTGGCATACTCCACGGCGTCCGACATCTTCGGAATAACCGACGGCTGGCCCCAGCCCTGATTAAATTCATAATCGATGACAGGTTTGCCGGCTTTGCCGCGCTTGGTGGTCACGATGATGGCCCCGTTAGCAGCCCGCGCCCCGTAGATAGCTGCCGAGGCATCTTTCAGCACCGAAATCGAGCCAATATCCTGCGGAGCCAGCCGACCCAGCCCGCCATCGCGGTCAGGAATACCGTCGATAACAATCAGCGGGCTGCTATTACCAAGCGTGTTCGTACCGCGAATGCTGATTTGCGCACCATCGCGACCAGGTTCGCCCGTGGTCTGAATAACTACCAGGCCCGGCAACCGACCGGCCAGCGAGTTCGACAAATCAACAGCAGGCGACTGCACGAGACGATCTCCCTGTACGGCTACAACCGCCCCGGTTACGGTCGCTTTTTTCTGCGTACCATAGCCCACTACCACCACCTCGTCGAGGGTAGAAGCACCGGGTTTCAGCGAAACATTGATGGTTGTGCGCGTACCAACGGCCACTTCCTGCGGCTGGTAGCCTACGAACGAAAAAACAAGCGTAGCTCTGGCCCCTTTCACGTTCAGCGTAAATTCGCCTTTGCCGTCGGAGGTTGTACCATTGTTAGTGCCTTTTTCCACCACGCTTACACCGGGCAGATCGGCCCCGTTTTCGTCGGTAATCTTCCCTTTTACGACGGTATCGAGGGGAGCTGCCTGAAGGCTCAACGTAACAAGCGGTATCAGCAGACTTAACATCAGCCATTGCAGTAACCGGCCAGGCGTACCGAGACAGCGTAAACTGCCCCGGCTTCGGGAACGTAGAATTTGCATAGAGAAGTAAGGTTAGAGGTTGGCAATAAACTGACAATCAACGTATATACATCGAGTAGCAGCCTCTCAAATATAAACACAGGTGCTGCGGTTCACAATAGATACAGTCAATTTTTTGGCAGAAAAGTAATAAAAAAGAGATTTATACTTATCGATGTTTTTTGATTTACGTTTTTCGTGAGTTGCTAATAATATCTATACAGTCAGCGGCTATTGACTCTAATCGGTTCAGCGTGGCTGAATGGCCTGAAAATATGCAGGCAAACGTATTTACGAAATGCGACCCCAGTTGCTTTCGGTACGCTTCAGGCT from Spirosoma montaniterrae encodes:
- a CDS encoding SusC/RagA family TonB-linked outer membrane protein produces the protein MQILRSRSRGSLRCLGTPGRLLQWLMLSLLIPLVTLSLQAAPLDTVVKGKITDENGADLPGVSVVEKGTNNGTTSDGKGEFTLNVKGARATLVFSFVGYQPQEVAVGTRTTINVSLKPGASTLDEVVVVGYGTQKKATVTGAVVAVQGDRLVQSPAVDLSNSLAGRLPGLVVIQTTGEPGRDGAQISIRGTNTLGNSSPLIVIDGIPDRDGGLGRLAPQDIGSISVLKDASAAIYGARAANGAIIVTTKRGKAGKPVIDYEFNQGWGQPSVIPKMSDAVEYANIMNELPIYKSIPASEWQAASTAIRTTGTYDSPTSGVSTINANFSPESIRKYADGSDPWGFPNTDWFGAAFRTWAPQSRHNLSISGGSDAIRYFASVGYVFQDAVYKNSATNYKQYNFRTNIDATINPYIKTFIGVAARREQRRLPTEGSGAIFRMLMRGRPGEPAVWPNGLPGPDIENGQNPIVITTDATGYVNEPTDYLQSNGSVEITNPWVKGLKLTLMGSADKTSGTTKVWQTPWQLYTWDRITFEADGRTPKLVGAVRSNFTDPRLLQGHRSVLNTNLTALLNYDFSLGDGHQFSALAGVTQERFQGEFFTAFRRNFISPAIDQLFAGGTIQQNTDGSAYNRTRLGYYGRVQYAFREKYLAEFIWRYDGSYIFPASRRFGFFPGLLVGWNISDEKFFNIKGVDYLKLRASYGQMGNDQVFYNGALQEFAFLSSYSFGQYPVGGNVVNTLRETVLANPNFTWERANNFNVGIDAAFLNNKFDLILEYFNNRRDQILIQKTGSTPASSGISTLLPPTNAGIVTNQGFEFTLNYNAIATPDWKLKAGINGGYARNRVNFMDEVPGAPQWQRMEGKPIGAYLVFESEGAFRDQASIAENRIDYSGVTNQLLPGDMRIRDYNGDGKITADDAVRLDKNITPTFNFGSTIDLSYKNFSLNILFQGATGAAFRLQTESGDIGNYLKWNHDNRWTIDNPSDKYPRLASRGDTYYTGGNFGNNTFFLLSKNYVRLKNIELAYRLPTALVRRAGLGSARVYINGLNVFTIAAQNIFDPETVNSAGQVYPQTRVINTGLSVSF